The stretch of DNA GGCGTGGCTTCCGGGCGTGCGCGCGGTGAACGGGCCCGGCACGTTCGTGGAGCGCGTGATCGATCGCGCGCTCAAGTCGCTCAACCTGGTCGTGCAGTCGGGCGTGTGCACGCTGGTGGCCATCGATCTGATCGACGTGCCGGCCACGGCGCTGCGCCGGTTACCGGCGGCCACCTGGTTCCGCATCGAGCGCGCCATCGAGGGCAGCGATACGGCGGTCGTCATTCTGGCGGCCCAGCCGGTGGCTCGGAGCACCGGAGGGCGTTCGATCGTGATGGGCGCCGCGATCCCGACGAGCAGCCCCTCCCGACAAGAGGTGCCCTCCCGCCAGGTTCTGTGGAAAGGTGACCACGATCGCACGCGCCGCCTCGGCGGCGTGCGCACGGGCGCCGCGGTCACTGCCGCGCGTTGGTCGCACGCGCAGCACGTCGGCGTGGACACCCGCTTCGTTCACGCGGTGTAATCGTGTTTGCCGCGCTGTACGCCCCGTCGCTCCCGGCGGCGGCCCTTGTTGATGTGGCGCGCGCGTTCACGCCGCGTTTCGAGCAGGTCGGTCCGCTCGTGTTGCTCGATGCCGGTGGCCTGTCGCGCCTGTTCGGCAGCGCGCAGGAGCTGGGCGCGCACTTGCGGGAGGCATTGTCCTCCCGACCCGGAGTGTCCTCCCGACCCGAGGTGCCCTCCCGACCCGAGGTGCCCTCCCGACCCGAGGTGCCCTCCCGACCCGAGGTGCCCTCCCGTCAAGAGGTGTCCTCCCGTCCCGAAGTGTCGCCCCGTCAGTTTCCGCAGCCGCGGGTAGCAATCGCGTTTACGCAGACAGCCGCGGCTCTCCTCGCCCTGGGTCGCCCCGGCCTCACGGTAGTTGAGCCCGGGAATGAGGCGAAGGCACTCGCCCCGCTCAGCGTGAGCGTGCTGGAGCGATACGAGAAGCTCCAGGATGCGTCCGCCTCCGCTCGCGAACAATCGGGCGAGCTACGGCGAGACCCCGCCATAGCGGCCTCCGGCCGCGAAGGCGGGGGTTGGCATCACCCCCGCCACACGCACCAGGCAAGCCGCCCGAAGCGGCGCGCGGAAGAAGATCGCCACCTCGAAATCCTGTCCAAGTGGGGCATCCGCACGCTGGGTGCGTTTGCCGCCCTCGATGGACCTGACGTGTCCGCGCGTCTCGGCGATCGCGGCCTGCAGTGGCAGGCGCTGGCGCGCGGCGTGGATGCGCGGCCGCTGGTGCCGTGGGTGGACGAGGTGCCCTTCGAGGCGGCGCTGGAATTGGAATGGCCCATCGAAGGCCTCGAGCCGTTGTCGTTCGTGCTGGCGCGGCTGTTCGAGCCGTTGGCGGAGCGGTTGGAGCGCGCCGATCGCGGCGCCGCCGTGATCCACACCTCGCTCCGCCTCACCACCAGGACGGTGCATGCGCGGACCTTGCCGTTGCCGGCGCCCATGCGCGATGCCAAGACGCTGCGCACGCTGGTCCTGCTCGATCTGGAAACGCATCCGCCCGACGCGCCCATCGACACGGTGCGCGTGTGCATCGAGCCGACGCCGGGGCGCGTGCTGCAGTGGACGCTGCTCGAACGCGCGCAACCGGCGCCCGAGCAGGTGTCCACGCTGATTGCGCGCCTGAGCGCGCTGATGGGCGACACACATGTGGGGTCGCCGGCGCTGCTCGACACCTGGAAGCCGGGGGCGTTCGCAATGGCCCGCTTCGGGATTGCGGCGTCGGGTGCCCCGATCGCGTCGCCACCGCCGGCGCCTGATCCGTCAATCGGATCGGCGCTGCGCCGATTCAGGTTTCCGGTTCCCACGCGTGTTCACGTCCAGGAAGGGCGTCCCGTTCGGATCGTCACGGATCGGAATGGCTTCACCAGTGGAGCAGTCGTCCAGGCCGCGGGACCATGGCGGACCTCTGGAGAATGGTGGTCGACGCCGGGTCCTGAGCCTGCGTCTTCCGCGTCATCGGCGCCGTGGGATCGCGATGAGTGGGACGTGGCCATGGCCGATGGCACCATCTACCGCCTGGTCGTCGAACGCGGTGTCGGGCAGTGGTTCCTCGAGGGGATCGTGGATTAGCGCGTGTAAGAAGCCTTGAAGGAATTAGTTGTTCTGCGTCATCTGTGTCATCTGCGGCCCCGTGTATATCGAACTCCACACCTCATCGGCGTTCAGCTTCTTGCGCGCAGCGTCGGTGCCCGAAACGATCGTCGAGCGCGCGGCGACGCTCGGCTACCCGGCGGTCGCGTTACTCGACCGCGACGGTGTCTCGGGCGCGCCGCGCTTCCACAAGGCGGCGCTCGCCGCCGGCATTCGTCCGCTGATCGGCGCCGAACTCACGGTCGAAACCGTCGCCAGAAATCACCAGATAAATCACAAAATCACAAAATCCCGCACCCAAATCTCCAAATCACCAACTCACGAGATCACCAAATTTCATCTTCCGGTTTTGGTGTCATCGCAGGAAGGCTGGCGCAACCTCTGCCGCCTGCTGTCGCGCATGAAGTTGCGGGCGCCGAAGGGCGAGGGCGCGCTGGCGATTGATGAACTCGACGGCTTCACCACCGGGCTGATTGCGATGCCGGGCCGGGCGCTGTTGCGCGCCGAGCGCTACGGCGTGGGCGGGCTGCTCGACCGCATTGTCGGCGTGTTCGGGCGGGCCAACACCTACGTGGAACTGCAGCGGCATTTGCACCGCGACCAGGAAGACGACAACGACGCGCTGGTGTGCCTGGCCGAGGCGTTTCGCGTGCCGCTGGTGGCCACCGGCGGCGTGAGCTTTGCCACGCCGGAGGAACGGCCGCTGTTCGACGTGCTGACGTCGATTCGCGAACACCTGCCGCTGCATCGCGCCGGCCGGCGCCTGGCGGCGAATGCCGAGCGCTACTTGAAGCCCCCGGCGCAAATGGCGCGCCTGTTCGCGGATCGGCCCGATGCCGTTCACGCCACGCTCGACCTGGCGGATCGCCTGCAGTTCCGGATGACGGACCTGGGCTATCGCTTCCCGCGCTACCCGGTGCCCGCGGGCGAGACCGAGGCGTCGTTCCTGCGGAAGATCACCGAAGTCGGCGCGCGCGATCGCTACCGGCCCTACTACGACAAGGCCCGCGCGCAGGTGGCGCGCGAGCTGGATCTGATCGAGAAGCTGCAGCTGGCCGGCTACTTCCTGATCGTGTGGGACATCGTCAACTTCTGCCGGCAGCAGGACATCCTGGTGCAGGGCCGCGGCTCGGCGGCCAACAGCGCCGTGTGCTACAGCCTGGGCATCACCGCGGTCGATCCCGTGGCGATGGAGTTGCTGTTCGAGCGCTTCCTGTCGGAAGAACGCGGCGAGTGGCCCGACATCGATCTCGACCTGCCGAGCGGCGACCGCCGCGAGCGCGTGATCCAGCACGTTTACCAGAAGTACGGGCAGCACGGCGCCGCCATGACCGCCAACGTCATCACCTATCGCGGCAAGAGCGCGGCGCGCGAAGTGGGGAAGGCGCTGGACCTGGATGAGGGGCAGATCGATCGCCTGGCCAAGGTGATGCACCAGTTCGAGTTCATCGATCCCGCCGACACCTTGTCGAAACGCCTGGCCGAAGTCGGCATGGCCGGCGACGAGCCGCGCGTGCGTCACTTCGCGGAGCTGTGGCGGCAAATGCAGGACCTGCCGCGCCATCTGGGTCAGCACTCCGGCGGCATGGTGGTGTGCCAGGGCGACCTGTCGTCGGTGGTGCCGCTCGAAAACGCCAGCATGCCCGGCCGCGTGGTGGTGCAGTGGGACAAGGAAGACTGCGCCGACATGGGGATCGTCAAGGTGGATCTGCTGGGGCTCGGCATGATGGCGGTGCTGCAGGACACGATCCATCTGGTGAATCGCGAACACCCCGACACCATCAGCCTCGCCTCGATACCACCTGATGATCCCGAGGTCTACCGCATGCTGCGCGCCGCCGACACCATCGGCGTGTTCCAGGTCGAGTCGCGCGCGCAAATGGCGACGCTGCCGCGGCTCAAGCCCGAGAAGTTCTACGACCTGGTCGTCGAAGTCGCCATCATCCGCCCCGGCCCCATCGTCGGGCAGATGGTGCATCCCTACCTGAATCGCCGCGCTGGACGCGAAGCGGTGATTTACGATCACCCGCTGCTCGAGCCCATCCTCAAGCGCACGCTGGGCGTGCCGCTGTTCCAGGAGCAGTTGCTGCGGATGGCGATGGTGGTGGCGGGCTTCACCGGCGGGCAGGCCGAGGACCTGCGCCGCGCCATGGGCTTCAAGCGATCCGAGAAGCGCATGCTGCAGCTCGAAGGCCTGTTGCGCGACGGGATGGCGAAGCACGGCATCACCGGCGAGGCCGCCGACCGCATCGTGCTGGCCATCACCTCGTTTGCCCTGTATGGCTTTCCGGAATCGCACGCCGCCAGCTTCGCGCTGCTCGCGTATGCGAGCGCCTACTTCAAGGCGCATTACCCGGCGGCGTTCTACACCGCGCTGCTGAACAACCAGCCGATGGGCTTCTACCACCCGGCCACGCTGGTGAAAGATGCGCAGCGCAGGGGCGTGCGCTTCAATCCGATCGATGTCCAGGTCTCGGACTGGGATTGCACGGTCGAGGCCGATGGCTCGATCCGGCTGGGCCTGCGCTACGTCCGCGGATTGCGCGCGGAGGCGGGCAGGGCGGTTGCTAACGCGAAGTTGGAAGCGAGCAGTCAGAAGTTGGAAGGCAGGAGCGACGTCTGCCCGAAGTGCGGGTGTGATGATCCGACCATGCTGGAGGCGACGCCGCAGAGCTCGCGTTTCTGCAACGTCTGCTCGCATGAGTGGGCGGCCACACCGGTGCACACCGGCCGCTTCCGCAGCGTTGACGAACTGGTCCGCCGCACCGGCCTTCGCCGGGATGAAATGGTGGTGCTCGCGGAAGTCGGCGCGCTCAATTCACTGGGCCACGACCGCCGGTCGGCCTTGTGGCAAGTGGAGCGAGCGGTTCGCCCAGCCGGCGAGCTGTTCGAAGAAGGACGTTCGGAGGGACGTTCGGAGGGCGGGGACTTTAGTCCCCGCCACACTGTCGAATCACCGCTCCCCGACATGGACATCTCCGAGCGCCTCGTCGCCGACTACTCGGGCACCGGCCTGACCGTGGGGCCGCATCCGCTGACGTTCCGCCGGCATGAACTGTCGATGCGCGGCGTGCTGCCGGCCAGCGAGTTGCCGAAGGCACGGCCTGGCCGCCGCGTGCGCACCGCCGGCATGGTCATCACGCGCCAGCGCCCGGGCACCGCCAAGGGCTTCGTCTTCCTCACCCTCGAAGACGAAACCGGTATCTCGAACATCATCGTCCGGCCGGACCTCTACGCCACCGATCGCCTGACCATCGTCGAATCGTCGTTCCTGCTGGTGGACGGCGTGCTGCAGAACCAGGACGGCGTCACCTCGATCAAGGCCGAGCGCGTGTCGAAGCTCGATGGCCTGGCGGACGAGGCCGCGATCGACTCGCACGATTTCCATTGATGCTATAACTGGGAGGATCCTCGAAGTTCGCAAGGAGGCGTCCCATGTCTCTCACGGACCGCTGGCCGCACGCGCTGGTCGTCGTTGGATTCCTCGGCATGTTAGTCGGCGCCCTCGACCCCCTGGAGGGCTCACTCATCATCCTGCCCGGCATCGCCTTGGTCGCGCTCGGCGCCCGGCTGGGGCACAGCCGGCATCGCGTGCTCCTTTACTGGTCCCTCGCCCTGGTTGCCGCCGGCGTCGGCGCGTTGTGGGCGCTGAGCGCGGTCGGAGGGTTCGGCGGCCAGACGGGCCGGTCGAATTGGTGGGCCCTCGTGCTGCTGCCCTATCCCGCCGGCTGGATCATGGGCCTGCTGGGCGCGGCCAGGACGTTGCGCTGAACCGCCATAGAATAGGGGCGCATGCGCGCGCTTGTCCTGTTCGGTGTCGTCGTCGGCGCTCTGGTCGCCCTGTTGTGGGCCCGGCCGGCGCCGGTGGCCGGTGGGGAAGCGCCCCGGCTCGCTTACATCACCACCGCCAGGCAACTCGGCGTCGTCGGGTATCGGGATCCCGTCGGCGTGATCTCGCCCGATGCCACGCGCCTGGCCTACACCGAGGGCCGTCACGTCCGCGTGCTGCCCATTGGCGGCGGTGTGGCGCAGACGCTCCCTCCCGGAGAGGGGCAAGTTCGCCACCTGGCCTGGGCTGGCAACGACACCCTGATCGCCGAAGACACCGGCGCGGCCACCCGGTGGTGGCGCTACGACCTCGCCGCCGACGTCGTCTTGCGTAAGCCGCTCTGGGACGGCACCGACGTGGACCATCTGCGCCAACTTGCCTGGAGCGACGACGGCCAGTGGGTGGCGGCGCTGGCCACCGGCAAGGAAGGCCCGGAGTTGTGGCGCATTTCAGCGGACGGCTCGAAGCGGGCCCGCACGCCCCTGGGCGGCCGCCCCTCGTCGCCGGCGTGGACGCGGTCCGGTGAGATCGCGTGCGTGTCGAACGAAGGCGGCCGGCCGCGGTTGTCGATGCCCTGCGGCGCGCCGGCGCTGCGCCTCGATCCCGATCTCGACGTGATTGGCCCGCTCGCGTTTTCCGCCGACGGCACGGAGGTCTACTTCGCCTCGCCGAATCAGGAGGGCATGGCGGACCTGTGGGCGGCCGACCCCGCCAAGAGCCGGGCCCGGCGGCTGTCGTCCTTCACCCGCGATGCCTACGCGCCATCGGCCGCCGCCGACGGCACCACCATCTTCAAGGTCCAGTCGTACCGCACGTTCCTGGCCGACGCGCCCGCCTCGGGCGGCGCCACGCGACAGCTCACCACGTTCCAGTCGGAGACGCCTTCGTACCACCCGTCGCGCCGGCGCCTGGCCTTTACCTATGGCACCTGGCGTCGCCTCGTGGACGATGCCCGGTACCCCGACATCGCGCAGGAGATCGGCGTGATCGATCTGTCGCAGCCGGTCCCCGCCGACAAGCCGCTGGACGTGATCGCGAAGTCCGATTCCGAAGATCAGGCCATGACCTGGTCTCCCAACGGCAAGTGGATCGCGTTCCACACGCACCGCGAGATGTCAGACGACGTGTGGCTGCGTCCGGCGGATGGCAAGGCACCCGATCGCCGGATCACGTTCCTGGGCCGGGGCGCCGAAGTGGGCTGGCCGCGCTGGTCGCCCGATGGCCAGACCGTGTTGCTCGATGGCGCCCGCAAGGGCGACGGCCGGTCGGTCGTGTATGCCATCGGCGTGGACCAGAACAGCGGCACGGTCACGTCCGGCCTGCGCGAGGTCACGGCAGAGGGCTTCGCGGGTGAGATTACGCATGCCGAGTGGCTGCCGAGCGGCGCCACGGTGATTGCCATCGCGAAAGACGCGCCCGGCCGGCACGCCATCATCACGCTCCCGATCACCGGCGGCCGCCCGCGCGTGGTGCACCAGTTCGCCACCGAGCACGACTTCCCGGGCCTGGCGGCGTCGCCCGACGGGCGCTCGGTCGCTTTCGCGGCGCCCGCCGCCGACGGCTACTTCCAGATTTTCAGGATGCCGATTGTCGGCAGCGGGTCCCCGGTGCAGGTGACGAGCGACCCTTCGAACAAGACCCAGCCGGCATGGTCCCCCGATGGCGCCAGAGTGGCGTTCACGGTGTGGAGTTACGAAGCGGTATTCTTAAAGATGCAATGAAACGCCCGCTACCGGACTGGCTTCCACGGTTCGTCCTCACATTCTCCGAGGGCTACACCCGCACCGCACTCACCGCCGACCTCATCGCCGGCGTCACCGTCGGCCTGGTGGCCCTGCCGCTGGCCATGGCCTTCGCCATCGCCTCGGGCCTCACCCCGCAGGCCGGCATCTACTGCGCCATCGTCACCGGCTTCCTCATCTCCGCGTTGGGCGGGTCGCGCTTCCAGATTGGCGGCCCCACGGGCGCCTTCGTCGTGGTGGTGTCGGGGATTGTCGCCAAGTACGGCGTGGACGGCCTGTTCATGTGCACGCTCATGGCGGGCGTGATCCTGGTGGTGATGGGCCTCACCGGGACCGGCACGGCGGTGAAGTACATCCCCAAGCCGGTCATCATCGGCTTCACCAACGGCATTGCGCTCGTCATCGCCAGCACGCAGTTCAAGGACTTCCTGGGCCTGACGGTGGACGTGCCCGGCGAGTTCATCGCGCGGCTTCGCACGATCTCCGCCAACATCGCATCGGTGTCGCCCGACAGCCTGGCGCTCGGCGCCGGCACGCTGTTGCTGCTGATGCTGTGGAGCCGCTACATCAAGCGCATCCCCGCCTACATCGTCGCGCTGTTCGTGGGCACGGGCGCGGCGGTGGTCCTGCAACTGGACGTGGCCACGGTGGGATCGCGGTTCGGCGGCATCCCGTCGGGATTGCCGGAGTTCCATATTCCGGTGTTCCGGCCCGAGTTGGTCCTGACCCTGATCTCGCCGGCGTTGACCGTGGCAATGCTCGGCGCCATCGAGTCGCTGCTGTCGGCCGTGGTCGCCGACCGCATGGGCGGCGATCGTCACAACCCGAACACCGAGTTGTTTGCCCAGGGCGTGGCCAACATCTTCTCGCCCATGTTTGGCGGACTGCCCGCAACCGGCGCGCTGGCCCGCACCGCGACCAACATCCGATCGGGCGCCAAGTCGCCCGTATCGGGCATCGTGCACGCCTTCACGCTGCTCGCGGTGCTGCTCTACGGCGCCAGTCTCGCCGCCTACGTCCCCCTGCCGGTGCTGGCCGCCATCCTGTTCGTGGTGGCGTGGAACATGGGCGAGTGGCTGGAGATCGGCGAGGTCTTCAAACAGTCGTACGCCGACATCCTGGTGTGGACGGCGACGTTTTCGCTGACCGTGCTGGCCGACCTGACGGTGGCGGTGGAAGTGGGCATGGTGCTGGCCGCGCTGCTGTTCATTCGCCGGGTGTCGCGCACCACCACGGTGAGCCGCGTGACCGACGATTACATCGAAGCCGGGCGGGCCCACATCCTGCAGGACAAGATCATCCCGCACTACGTGGCGATCTTCCGCATCCACGGACCGTTCCTGTTCGGCGCCACCGACAAGCTGCACGAGATCGCGGAACACGCCGACCTGCCGCCGGTGGTCGTGCTGCGGTTGCGGAACATGACCGCCGTGGATGCGACCGGGTTGAGCGCCATCGAAGAACTGGCCGAGGAGCTGCGGGCGAAGGGCCACACGCTGGTGTTGTGCGGCGCGCCGTCGCAACCGTTGGCCGCCATGCGGAAGGCGGAATTTCACGAGCGGCTGGGCGAGGAGAACATTTGCGTCAGCGTGCAGGACGCGTTGGATCGCGCCACCGCCATCGTCGAGTCGCAAAAGAAAGAGGCCGAGGCAGTCAGCCTCGGCCCCTGATGCCGGTCCGCCTGTCTATCCGGCTAAAGCCGGATGCTACTTGGACGCGACGAACATGATCTCGACGAGGCCGTCGGCGCCGACCAGGCCGGTCTTCACCGTGGCCCGGGCCGGGAAGTCCTTCGCGATCACCGAGCGGTAGCCGGTGTTCATCGCGTTGAAGTTCGCGAGGTCGGTGAGATACACCACCGCATCGACCACGTCAGTCCAGCTGAATCCACCCGCCGTCAGCGTGCGTTCCACGCGCGCCAGCGCTTCCTTGGTCTGCGCTTCGGCATTGCCCTTGTTGTCGGCGTT from Vicinamibacterales bacterium encodes:
- a CDS encoding error-prone DNA polymerase encodes the protein MYIELHTSSAFSFLRAASVPETIVERAATLGYPAVALLDRDGVSGAPRFHKAALAAGIRPLIGAELTVETVARNHQINHKITKSRTQISKSPTHEITKFHLPVLVSSQEGWRNLCRLLSRMKLRAPKGEGALAIDELDGFTTGLIAMPGRALLRAERYGVGGLLDRIVGVFGRANTYVELQRHLHRDQEDDNDALVCLAEAFRVPLVATGGVSFATPEERPLFDVLTSIREHLPLHRAGRRLAANAERYLKPPAQMARLFADRPDAVHATLDLADRLQFRMTDLGYRFPRYPVPAGETEASFLRKITEVGARDRYRPYYDKARAQVARELDLIEKLQLAGYFLIVWDIVNFCRQQDILVQGRGSAANSAVCYSLGITAVDPVAMELLFERFLSEERGEWPDIDLDLPSGDRRERVIQHVYQKYGQHGAAMTANVITYRGKSAAREVGKALDLDEGQIDRLAKVMHQFEFIDPADTLSKRLAEVGMAGDEPRVRHFAELWRQMQDLPRHLGQHSGGMVVCQGDLSSVVPLENASMPGRVVVQWDKEDCADMGIVKVDLLGLGMMAVLQDTIHLVNREHPDTISLASIPPDDPEVYRMLRAADTIGVFQVESRAQMATLPRLKPEKFYDLVVEVAIIRPGPIVGQMVHPYLNRRAGREAVIYDHPLLEPILKRTLGVPLFQEQLLRMAMVVAGFTGGQAEDLRRAMGFKRSEKRMLQLEGLLRDGMAKHGITGEAADRIVLAITSFALYGFPESHAASFALLAYASAYFKAHYPAAFYTALLNNQPMGFYHPATLVKDAQRRGVRFNPIDVQVSDWDCTVEADGSIRLGLRYVRGLRAEAGRAVANAKLEASSQKLEGRSDVCPKCGCDDPTMLEATPQSSRFCNVCSHEWAATPVHTGRFRSVDELVRRTGLRRDEMVVLAEVGALNSLGHDRRSALWQVERAVRPAGELFEEGRSEGRSEGGDFSPRHTVESPLPDMDISERLVADYSGTGLTVGPHPLTFRRHELSMRGVLPASELPKARPGRRVRTAGMVITRQRPGTAKGFVFLTLEDETGISNIIVRPDLYATDRLTIVESSFLLVDGVLQNQDGVTSIKAERVSKLDGLADEAAIDSHDFH
- a CDS encoding SulP family inorganic anion transporter: MKRPLPDWLPRFVLTFSEGYTRTALTADLIAGVTVGLVALPLAMAFAIASGLTPQAGIYCAIVTGFLISALGGSRFQIGGPTGAFVVVVSGIVAKYGVDGLFMCTLMAGVILVVMGLTGTGTAVKYIPKPVIIGFTNGIALVIASTQFKDFLGLTVDVPGEFIARLRTISANIASVSPDSLALGAGTLLLLMLWSRYIKRIPAYIVALFVGTGAAVVLQLDVATVGSRFGGIPSGLPEFHIPVFRPELVLTLISPALTVAMLGAIESLLSAVVADRMGGDRHNPNTELFAQGVANIFSPMFGGLPATGALARTATNIRSGAKSPVSGIVHAFTLLAVLLYGASLAAYVPLPVLAAILFVVAWNMGEWLEIGEVFKQSYADILVWTATFSLTVLADLTVAVEVGMVLAALLFIRRVSRTTTVSRVTDDYIEAGRAHILQDKIIPHYVAIFRIHGPFLFGATDKLHEIAEHADLPPVVVLRLRNMTAVDATGLSAIEELAEELRAKGHTLVLCGAPSQPLAAMRKAEFHERLGEENICVSVQDALDRATAIVESQKKEAEAVSLGP